The following are encoded in a window of Phaseolus vulgaris cultivar G19833 chromosome 3, P. vulgaris v2.0, whole genome shotgun sequence genomic DNA:
- the LOC137807858 gene encoding uncharacterized protein produces MDDDQTPVRPRSGRGSRGPTRLKRLALRRAAGEKTHVDIDVNTGVAFGPKADEFMSYLGVVSRERLSILINSWDEVSEVDRNMLWEDVLANFDIPDVEPLRSKILSNIALKFRTFKSRLTSRYIFGDLKDENPCLKYQHIDEETWRLFRESRENEAWMDRRKKAQEIALKNLTPHVMSRSGYRKLEQTLMVEKEKSQQGTYSENVETGVTSPPPPFRHEKWKRARIKKSGAPSSEQSGVIIEKIDSLESDGTFVAEVRHDILVEAIGRPEHSGRVRAAGQGVGIKLYFGVSERQPSSSSKKETQMKTKLREEIMEEMRKETDLMWLEMKKENDRMRQEFLSQQVCAEPIEPLVSPTPKSTKGSCAAPPTSGDDINGQIEDCELLVVGGKLPRVVALGKVYKNATTLHSVPLSPDVAKVTV; encoded by the exons atggatgacgaccaGACTCCAGTCAGACCTCGATCTGGGCGAGGtagtagaggacctactagattgaagcgtcttgcattgagacgtgctgctggtgagaagacacatgttgacattgacgtcaacactggagtggcttttggtcctaaggcagatgagtttatgagctatcttggagttgtttctcgtgagaggctctccattttgattaattcatgggatgaggtttcagaggttgatcggaacatgctatgggaggatgttctg gcaaactttgacattcctgatgtggaaccgcttcgatcaaagatattatccaatatcgcacttaaatttcgtacctttaagtcaagactgacatcgagatacatttttggcgaccttaaagacgaaaatccatgtttaaagtaccaacatattgatgaagagacatggcgtctttttagagaaagccgtgaaaatgaggcttggatg gatcgtcggaagaaagctcaagagatagctttgaagaatcttaccccgcacgttatgtctcgttcggggtatagaaaacttgagcaaacactgatggtggaaaaggagaaatctcaacaggggacatattctgagaatgtggaaacaggggtcacttctcctccaccaccttttcgccatgaaaaatggaagagggcccgaattaaaaagtccggtgcaccaagttccgagcaatccggggttataatcgaaaaaatt gattccttggaatccgacggtacatttgttgctgaagttcgtcacgatatcctggttgaagcaattggacgacctgaacactctggtcgtgttcgtgccgctggacaaggggtcggaattaaactttattttggagtttcagaacgacagccatcctcctcctccaagaaggaaactcaaatgaagactaagttacgtgaagaaataatggaggagatgagaaaggagactgatttgatgtggctggagatgaaaaaggagaatgatcgaatgcgacaagagtttctatcgcaacaagtttgtgctgagccgattgaaccccttgttagtcccactcccaagagcacaaaggggagttgtgcggctcctccaacatcaggggatgatatcaatgggcagatagaggattgtgagctactggtagtgggcggcaaacttcctcgggtggtggcacttggaaaagtctataaaaacgccaccaccttacatagcgttcctctctcccctgatgtggcgaaggtaactgtttaa
- the LOC137807857 gene encoding transcription factor bHLH162-like codes for MKNTNTTITASSKLDRKTIERNRRIHMKGLCFKLVSIIPSKDLKPTKDMLSQQDQLDLAATYIKHLRERLEKLKGEKEKAMNMMRTTQTNNGIFNIESQLPLLEIKELGSGIEVMLISGVNKNFMLYEVISVLEEEGVEVVTANFTTVANKIFYTVHAKVKISRVGVESTRIYQRLQELIQPLEAGSTYRDRKQNY; via the exons ATGAAGAACACAAACACTACCATTACTGCTTCATCAAAACTTGATCGCAAAACTATTGAAAGAAACCGCAGAATCCACATGAAAGGTCTCTGCTTCAAGCTTGTTTCCATTATTCCTTCCAAGGACCTCAAACCCACCAAG GACATGCTTTCCCAGCAGGACCAGCTTGATCTTGCAGCCACGTATATAAAGCATCTGAGAGAAAGATTAGAGAAACTGAAGGGGGAGAAGGAGAAAGCCATGAACATGATGAGAACAACCCAAACCAATAACGGGATTTTCAATATTGAGTCTCAGTTGCCTCTACTTGAGATAAAGGAGTTGGGTTCGGGCATCGAAGTGATGTTGATAAGTGGGGTGAATAAGAACTTCATGCTCTATGAAGTAATTAGTGTCCTTGAGGAAGAGGGTGTTGAAGTTGTCACTGCCAACTTCACTACTGTTGCTAATAAGATATTTTACACAGTTCATGCTAAG GTTAAAATATCAAGAGTTGGCGTTGAGTCAACAAGGATATATCAAAGGCTTCAGGAATTGATTCAACCACTAGAAGCTGGTAGTACATATCGTGATCGAAAGCAAAATTATTAA